The Moorella glycerini genomic interval ACCTTTGGTAATCGCTTACTTTTCACTTTCACTTTATCTTATGCTTGTGATAGTTCTTATGTGGATTTTATTCGCCATGAATTTTGATTTTCCTGCTAGGTCTTATAAAATTCTTATTTGCCGTTCAACATTTTGAACATTATTATCCGTCATTTTGACATCTTGTTTTTTGAATAATAACCACCTATTTGTCCCCCAAGCGCTCTGTAATAGCCTTAAACAAATCCATGGGTACGGGGAAGACAAGGATGTTGCTTTTATCGGAGGCGATCTCCGTTAGGGTCTGCAAATATCGCAGCTGTAAAGAAGCCGGCTGGGTAGAAATGATCCGTGCCGCCTCGGCCAGCTTTTCAGCGGCCTGGAACTCCCCGTCGGCGTGGATAATCTTAGCCCTACGTTCCCTTTCCGCCTCAGCCTGGGCGGCCATAGCCCGCTGCATACTCTGGGGTAACTCTACATCGCGTATTTCTACAAGGCTCACCTTAACTCCCCATGGCTCCGTGCCCTCATCAATGATCTGCTGCAGGCGCTGGTTTATCTGCTCCCGGTGGGCCAGGAGCTCGTCCAGGTCTGACTGTCCCAGAACGCTCCGCAGGGTGGTCTGGGCCAGCTGGGAAGTAGCGCGGACATGGTCCAGGACTTTGATAACGGCGTTAGCCGGCTCAATAACCCGGAAATACACCACTGCATTTACCTTTACGGTAACGTTATCCTTGGTTATAGCCTCCTGGGCCGGTACGTCCATGGTCACCGTCCGTAAATCCACCTTCTGCATGCGTTCAATGAGGGGTATTAAAAAGAAGAGTCCCGGACCCCGCACGCCGACATAGCGGCCCAGGCGAAAAATTACTCCCCTTTCGTATTCTTGAACGATGCGGACAGAAGAAGAAACTATGCTGGCTACAATAACAAAAAGGGCAATGAGGGAAATAAAATTTTCCACGGCTACTCCTTCCTTTCCTTAGCCTTCATCGGCTTTTTTTACTTTAACCTTCAAACCTTCTACCTCTAATATAACCACCCTTTGGCCTGCTGTAACGGGTTCCAAGCTTTCTGCGTGCCACCTCTCGCCTTCTGCCAAAATTATTCCTTCCGGACGGAGATCGGTTAGGGCTTTACCAATAGTCCCCACAAGGCTTTCCCGACCTGTTACCACAGGTCGCCCTCGTGCTTTTATTACGGCTCCCAGGAGGAAGGCAATAAAGGCCGCCATGCATACGGCCGTCACTGCTATCAGGCCGATATTTAGCCGCAGGTCCGGCGACCCGCCGCCAAAAAGCATTAGCGACCCCAGAATAAAAGAAACCATACCGCCTCCCGCCAGCAGTCCATGGCTTACGACAAAAGCTTCCGCAGCCAGCAATCCTAACCCAAGGACGATCAGCAATACACCGCCGAACTGAGCGTCAAGGCTGCCCAGGGCGTAAAGACCAAGCAACAAACCTATCCCACCGACAATTCCCGGAAAAACAGCCCCGGGATGATATAATTCCATGATTAAACCAAGGCCGCCGGCTGTAAGGAATCGAGTAGGAGGGGGCGGCTAGCCCCCGTCCTCTCACACCACCGGACATGCGGGTCCGCATCCGGCGGTTCACCAAGCTTGACGAAGATAAGAATAGCGCTCGGTTAAGCTCATCAGGCCCTGGGATTGCCAGTAGGCATTGCCCAGGGCTCTATTCATTGGCCCATGGGCCATCCGCCACAGCCCTTTGCGGGCATTGGCGAATTCATGCACTACCCATTCCGGCAATCCCAATGCGCGTAGTTCGCGGTACCTGGTCCGTACTCGCTTCCACTGCTTCCAGAGACACATGCGCAGCCTCCGCCGCGTCCAGCTTTCTAAGTTCTTAAAGATGCTGGGCGTGTCGGCCAGGGCGAAGTACCCTATCCAGCCGCCCAGGTAGGCGTTCAGGCGCTCTATGCGCTCGGCCATCTTTAAGGGTTTATTCCGGGCGGTTATCTCCCGGATTTTCGTTTTCACCCGGTCGATGGTCTGCGGCGCCAGGCGGATAAGGATTACTCCTGCCTTGTGTTTGTACATGCTGAACCCCAGAAATTTCAGCTTCCACGGCCGGTCTACCGCGCTCTTCTGCTCGTTGATCTTGAGCTTCAACCGCTCCTGCAGGAAGTTGCGGATACTGGCCATGACCCTTTCTCCTGCCCGTTTGCTTTTGACGTAGATGTTGCAGTCATCGGCGTAACGGACGAACTTGTGGCCCCTCTTTTCCAGTTCTTTGTCCAGGTCGTCCAGGAGTATGTTGGCCAATAACGGGCTTAAGGGTCCGCCCTGGGGCGTTCCTTCTGCCGTCTCCATGACCACTCCGTTTACCATGACGCCTGCCTGGAGATAGCGGCGGATAAGGGTAAGTACCCTCTTATCTGCCACTTTCCGGGCCACCCGGGCCATGAGGATGTCGTGGTTTACCCGGTCGAAGTATTTCTCGATGTCCAGGTCCACGGCCCATTCGTATCCTTCTTCTACGTATTGCCGCGCCTTCTTTACCGCATCATGGGCTTTCCTTCCGGGACGGAACCCGTAGCTGGCCTCTGAGAACTGCGGTTCGAAGATGGGCGTCAATACTTGCAGGAGGGCCTGCTGGATTAGGCGGTCCATTACGGTGGGTATCCCTAACATCCGTTTGCCTCCCCCGGGTTTCGGGATTTCGACCCGGCGCACGGGCTTCGGTCTGTAGGTTCCCGCGAGCAGTTCTTCCCGGATGCGCGGCCACTCGGCGCGTATTTGGTCCCGCAACCGTTCGGTCGGGATGCCGTCCACACCGGGCGCGCCTCCGTTCCGCTCTACCCGTTTCAGCGCGGCCAGCATGTTCTCCCTGGCCACCACCTGCTCCATCAGGCCGCTACCTTGGCCTCCGCGAGGTGACGTCCCGCTTTGTGCCGGAGAAGAACTCGGCCCTCCCGCGCTCCCCCGTGGCTTCACCACTTCTTCCCGCGGGCAGGCCCCTTGCGGGGTTTTCTGCTGTCTCTGTCCTTCTCGCGAACGCACCGGTTTCACCTCTGACTTGATGTTCGGGCCTTCCCCTGGAGTTCATGACCCCCAGGGTACTATGCCCTCTGCTGACTCCTGCCGGTTCAGCCGTACCTTCCGATACGGTTTACCAGCTCTCCCTGGCTTATCCGGCAGGCCTCCCCGGGTAAGAGCGTTAACCTTCGCCCCGTGCCCGCCCCATATACTCTACCGTCCCTTGGCAGCCTGGGATTTCGCTGTGTTCCGCCAGCTTATCCGAACGGTCTAGCCTCGTATGGGGTTCTTGTTCATCGGGCCGTGGCTTTGCCTCCGGCTTCCTTCGGATCCCACCTCGCGATGGACACCCTTGCCTTTGGCTAGCAGACTGGTGCTGCCTCGCCTGCAGTGGACTTTCACCACTAAGTTAACGCCCATGCCGGGCGCACGGATATATGCGA includes:
- a CDS encoding slipin family protein, whose product is MENFISLIALFVIVASIVSSSVRIVQEYERGVIFRLGRYVGVRGPGLFFLIPLIERMQKVDLRTVTMDVPAQEAITKDNVTVKVNAVVYFRVIEPANAVIKVLDHVRATSQLAQTTLRSVLGQSDLDELLAHREQINQRLQQIIDEGTEPWGVKVSLVEIRDVELPQSMQRAMAAQAEAERERRAKIIHADGEFQAAEKLAEAARIISTQPASLQLRYLQTLTEIASDKSNILVFPVPMDLFKAITERLGDK
- a CDS encoding NfeD family protein, with translation MELYHPGAVFPGIVGGIGLLLGLYALGSLDAQFGGVLLIVLGLGLLAAEAFVVSHGLLAGGGMVSFILGSLMLFGGGSPDLRLNIGLIAVTAVCMAAFIAFLLGAVIKARGRPVVTGRESLVGTIGKALTDLRPEGIILAEGERWHAESLEPVTAGQRVVILEVEGLKVKVKKADEG
- the ltrA gene encoding group II intron reverse transcriptase/maturase, which gives rise to MEQVVARENMLAALKRVERNGGAPGVDGIPTERLRDQIRAEWPRIREELLAGTYRPKPVRRVEIPKPGGGKRMLGIPTVMDRLIQQALLQVLTPIFEPQFSEASYGFRPGRKAHDAVKKARQYVEEGYEWAVDLDIEKYFDRVNHDILMARVARKVADKRVLTLIRRYLQAGVMVNGVVMETAEGTPQGGPLSPLLANILLDDLDKELEKRGHKFVRYADDCNIYVKSKRAGERVMASIRNFLQERLKLKINEQKSAVDRPWKLKFLGFSMYKHKAGVILIRLAPQTIDRVKTKIREITARNKPLKMAERIERLNAYLGGWIGYFALADTPSIFKNLESWTRRRLRMCLWKQWKRVRTRYRELRALGLPEWVVHEFANARKGLWRMAHGPMNRALGNAYWQSQGLMSLTERYSYLRQAW